Sequence from the Streptomyces sp. R33 genome:
GCCGTCACCCCGTGCCCGGTCAGGTCTCCGACCGTCAACAGAGAGCGGCCGTCCGGCAGTTCGAGCGCGTCGTACCAGTCGCCGCCGATCAGGGCGCTCGTCGCGGAGGGCAGGTAGTGCGCGGCGACGTCGAGCGCGCCGGTGGTGTGGTGCGGGAACCGCAGGGAGCCGCGCCACGGGGGGAGCACGGCTTCCTGCAGCTCGACCGCAAGCCGGTGCTCGGTCTGCGCGATCTCCCGCCGGCGCTGCAGCGAGTCACGGGACTCGCGTTCGGCGCGCTGGCTTCGGCGCAGCTCACTCACGTCCCGGAGCACGGCCCACATGGAGGCCGTGCAGCCGTCGGTGTCGAGTACCGGCTCGCCTCGCATGTGCAGCGTCCGGACGCGGCCGTCGGCCCGGACGATGCGGAACTCGCCGTCGATCGGTTTGCCGTCGACCAGACAGGCCGTCACCATCGAGGTGAGCAGCGGCTGGTCCTCGGAGAAGAGGGTGGAGCCGAGTTCGTCGAGCGGGAGCGGGCCCGCCTCGGGCGAGCGGCCGAAGATCTGGAACAGCTCCTCGGACCAGTTGACCTCGTCGGTGAGCAGGTTCCACTCGGCGCTGCCGACGCGGGTCTGCTGGGGCTCGGTCCCGGTCGCGGGCGTCCCCTCGGGGAGCTCGCCGAGTTCGGGGGCGGCCGGCAGGCCTTCCTTGAGCTGTCCCAGGTGCTCGCGCAGGTCGTCGAGGTGGTGGACGGCGAGGTCGCACAGGGCGCGCTGCCAGCGGCCCTGGGCGTCGTCGTCGTCGACGACGGTGTCGCGGCGCACCGCGTCGACTTCGCCGCGCAG
This genomic interval carries:
- a CDS encoding PP2C family protein-serine/threonine phosphatase, giving the protein MPSHLFADRPAQPPEPGSVDALISQTRRLRGEVDAVRRDTVVDDDDAQGRWQRALCDLAVHHLDDLREHLGQLKEGLPAAPELGELPEGTPATGTEPQQTRVGSAEWNLLTDEVNWSEELFQIFGRSPEAGPLPLDELGSTLFSEDQPLLTSMVTACLVDGKPIDGEFRIVRADGRVRTLHMRGEPVLDTDGCTASMWAVLRDVSELRRSQRAERESRDSLQRRREIAQTEHRLAVELQEAVLPPWRGSLRFPHHTTGALDVAAHYLPSATSALIGGDWYDALELPDGRSLLTVGDLTGHGVTATSGMAMMLGALRGMAMAGIEPGPLMGWLNQLLETSVQPALGSAVCCRYDPARRMLSWAQAGHPAPLLFRSSSGRALQPPEGVLLGATSGAAYGQAEERLQTGDVLVLHTDGLTPRSIEFSRADGTERLLALAPRFTAARSAQDCVRMVVEEFGESEREDDACVLVARVGG